A region from the Rheinheimera mangrovi genome encodes:
- a CDS encoding tRNA/rRNA methyltransferase has product MNRKTSAPQHKKTHTELQKPWTKEKPATVKAAETKNNTPKAVSAKVLKQNRQEEAKIYGENACRVAFSQRPEALVRLYLSEQMAPKFADVMKYLAANKKAYHVVSEGELEKVAGSQHHGGVVLLGKRKAVLSLASYLTQNGRKKQDCLLALDGVGNPHNLGAIARSCAHFGISGIVMKDPDLLAHGAAARTAEGGVEFVEGLSCDNLPLALQLCKQAGYTLVTTSSHCGVSLYSSQLPAKVVIVFGEEMFGVSQSVAKSADIALQIPGTGKVESLNVSVAASLILGEWYRQQQ; this is encoded by the coding sequence ATGGACTAAGGAAAAACCTGCAACGGTCAAAGCAGCAGAGACAAAAAACAATACGCCTAAAGCTGTGTCTGCCAAAGTGTTAAAACAAAACCGGCAGGAAGAAGCCAAAATTTATGGTGAAAATGCCTGCCGTGTGGCTTTTTCGCAGCGCCCTGAAGCCCTGGTGCGTTTGTATTTAAGTGAGCAAATGGCACCAAAGTTTGCGGATGTAATGAAATATCTGGCGGCCAATAAAAAAGCCTACCATGTGGTGTCTGAAGGCGAACTTGAAAAAGTAGCTGGTAGTCAGCATCACGGTGGTGTGGTGCTGTTGGGTAAACGTAAGGCAGTGTTATCTCTGGCCAGTTATTTAACCCAAAACGGCCGTAAAAAACAGGATTGTTTGCTGGCATTAGATGGTGTCGGTAATCCGCATAATTTAGGCGCTATAGCCCGCAGCTGCGCTCACTTTGGCATTAGCGGCATTGTGATGAAAGACCCGGATTTACTGGCTCATGGCGCTGCAGCCCGCACAGCTGAAGGCGGCGTTGAGTTTGTTGAAGGTTTAAGTTGTGACAACCTGCCTCTGGCATTGCAGCTGTGTAAACAAGCGGGTTACACCCTGGTGACTACGTCAAGCCATTGTGGCGTATCACTCTACAGCAGCCAGTTGCCTGCTAAAGTGGTGATCGTCTTTGGTGAGGAAATGTTTGGTGTCTCTCAGTCTGTCGCTAAGTCTGCAGACATCGCCTTACAAATTCCTGGCACAGGCAAAGTGGAATCCTTAAATGTCAGCGTGGCTGCCAGCCTGATTTTGGGCGAATGGTATCGTCAGCAGCAATAA